In Melospiza melodia melodia isolate bMelMel2 unplaced genomic scaffold, bMelMel2.pri scaffold_47, whole genome shotgun sequence, one genomic interval encodes:
- the LOC134434766 gene encoding olfactory receptor 14J1-like: protein MSNSSSISHFLLLALADTRQLQLLHFCLLLGISLAALLANSLIISAVACGHHLHTPMFFFLLNLALSDLGSICTTVPKAMHNSLWDTRDISYSGGAAQVFFFLFFITAEFSLLTVMCYDHYVSICKPLHYGTLLGSRACAHMAAAAWASGFLTALLHTANTFSLPLCHGNVLGQFFCEIPHILKLSFSHSTFRKIGISLLAVSLAFGCFLFIVFSYVQILRAVLRIPSVQGRHKAFSTCLPHLAVVSLFLSTAGFAYMKPLSVSSPALDLAVSVLYSVVPPALNPLIYSLRNQELKAAVWTLVTGQFQKH, encoded by the coding sequence atgtccaacagcagctccatcagccacttcctcctgctggcattggcagacacgcggcagctgcagctcctgcacttctgcctcttgctgggcatctccctggctgccctcctggccaacagcctcatcatcagcgccgtagcctgcggccaccacctgcacacgcccatgttcttcttcctgctcaacctggccctcagcgacctgggctccatctgcaccactgtccccaaagccatgcacaattctctctgggacaccagggacatctcctactcaggaggtgctgctcaggttttcttctttcttttctttatcacagcagagttttccctcctgaccgtcatgtgttatgaccactacgtgtccatctgcaaacccctgcactatgggaccctcctgggcagcagagcttgtgcccacatggcagcagctgcctgggccagtggctttctcactgctctgctgcacacagccaatacattttccctgcccctgtgccatgggaatgtcctgggccagttcttctgtgaaattccacacatcctcaagctctccttctcacactccaccttcagaaaaattgggatttcattGCTTGCTGTCAGTTTAGCCTTTGGTtgttttctgttcattgttttctcctatgtgcagatcctcAGGGCTGTGTTGAGGATTCCCTCTgtgcagggacggcacaaagccttttccacctgcctccctcacctggccgtggtctccctgttcctcagcactgcaggttTTGCTTACATGAAACCACTTTCGGTCTCTTCCCCAGccttggatctggcagtgtcagttctgtactcagtggtgcctccagccctgaaccccctcatttacagcctgaggaaccaggagctcaaggcggcGGTGTGGACACTGGTGACTGGacagtttcagaaacattaa